From the genome of Papaver somniferum cultivar HN1 chromosome 2, ASM357369v1, whole genome shotgun sequence, one region includes:
- the LOC113349321 gene encoding clathrin interactor EPSIN 1-like produces the protein MDFMKVLDQAVREIKREVNIKVLKVPEMEQKVLDATSDEPWGPHGTDLTEIAQATKKITECQMVMNVLWSRLSDRNGNWRYVYKALTVIEYLVANGSERALDDIIGHTFAISSLSDFEFVEPNGKDVGINVRKKVETLTALLHDNNKIQEVRNKAAANRDKYVGLSSSGMTYKSSSAGYGGSSFQQSDRYGGFGNKRDGEMFKDSYRDRDRLGGEESSKSSREKSRRGVSGDGEGKNSKKGSIRQGRDKTALSSSSKSNQSDDNYGAVPSQSSATPNNAEDDFDDFDPRGTSTAGSAATQPAPATVTEVDLFGDFMSDPIPTTAESNATNRNSAADADLFEDADFVSAPPKLEAGADFPAQTNVDLFAAAPSVPSSLAPPMDFFAAPDPVPPTDNNPAKSEPMSSSTVDPFAAIPVNNFDGGDIFGDFTSNTNQQAPSQTANNSTTDSILNSQSPSAESKLPKKNSFQVKSGIWADSLSRGLIDLNITAPTPAKTNLADIGIVGGLGDMSDETKGAQTSHYMGRAMGAGSGYGMPGSGYGTSSSGSGMSGFTSTGTGSVNDDDFFSSLSQPQTYGSFKK, from the exons ATGGATTTCATGAAAGTTCTTGATCAAGCAGTTCGAGAAAT AAAGAGAGAGGTTAATATCAAAGTTCTTAAAGTTCCTGAAATGGAACAAAAG GTTTTGGATGCAACAAGTGATGAACCTTGGGGTCCTCATGGAACTGATCTGACCGAGATAGCACAAGCAACTAAAAAGAT TACTGAGTGCCAGATGGTTATGAATGTGCTTTGGTCAAGATTGTCAGATAGGAACGGAAACTGGCGCTATGTTTATAAG GCACTGACTGTTATCGAGTATTTAGTGGCGAATGGGTCTGAACGTGCACTTGATGACATCATAGGACATACTTTTGCAATATCA TCACTATCAGATTTCGAATTTGTCGAGCCTAATGGAAAGGACGTGGGTATCAATGTGAGAAAAAAGGTGGAAACTCTTACGGCTCTTTTACATGATAATAACAAAATACAAGAAGTTAGAAATAAAGCTGCTGCAAACCGTGATAA GTACGTTGGCCTTTCTTCATCTGGAATGACATATAAATCAAGTTCGGCAGGATATGGTGGCAGCAGCTTCCAGCAAAGTGACCGATATGGAGGCTTTGGTAATAAAAGAGATGGGGAGATGTTTAAGGATAGTTACAGAGACAGGGACCGTCTCGGAGGAGAAGAATCTAGCAAAAGTAGTCGTGAAAAGTCACGTAGAGGAGTTTCTGGTGATGGTGAAGGAAAAAACTCGAAAAAGGGATCCATACGCCAGGGAAG ggaCAAAACTGCTTTGTCGTCATCGTCAAAGTCAAATCAATCTGATGATAATTATGGTGCCGTTCCTTCCCAAAGCTCAGCCACACCAAACAACGCTGAAGATGATTTTGATGATTTCGATCCTCGAGGAACTTCCACAGCTG GATCAGCAGCTACACAGCCTGCACCTGCAACTGTTACCGAAGTGGATTTGTTTGGTGACTTCATGAGTGATCCAATACCTACTACAGCAGAGTCCAATGCCACAAATAGGAATTCTGCAGCTGACGCTGATCTGTTTGAAGATGCAGATTTTGTTTCAGCCCCTCCCAAGTTAGAAGCTGGAGCAGATTTTCCGGCTCAG ACCAATGTTGATCTCTTTGCAGCTGCACCTTCTGTTCCTTCATCTCTTGCTCCTCCAATGGATTTTTTCGCTGCTCCTGATCCAGTCCCACCCACAGACAACAATCCTGCAAAATCTGAGCCAATGAGTTCCAGTACTGTCGATCCTTTTGCTGCAATACCAGTTAATAATTTTGATGGAGGTGACATCTTTGGGGATTTTACTTCCAATACCAATCAGCAAGCGCCTTCACAAACAGCAAATAACTCCACCACTGATAGCATCCTTAACAGTCAGAGTCCTTCAGCCGAATCTAAGCTACCGAAGAAGAATTCGTTTCAGGTCAAGTCTGGAATTTGGGCAGATTCATTGAGTCGTGGTCTCATCGATCTCAACATCACAGCTC CTACTCCGGCAAAGACAAATCTAGCAGATATTGGAATTGTTGGTGGACTTGGTGACATGTCAGATGAGACCAAAGGAGCTCAAACTTCACATTACATGGGAAGAGCAATGGGCGCTGGATCTGGTTATGGTATGCCTGGCTCAGGTTATGGCACGTCAAGTTCAGGCTCTGGTATGTCCGGGTTTACTTCCACAGGAACTGGAAGCGTCAACGACGATGACTTCTTCTCAAGCCTAAGCCAACCCCAAACATACGGTAGCTTCAAGAAAtaa